The Spirosoma foliorum genome has a window encoding:
- a CDS encoding REP-associated tyrosine transposase: protein MSEKYRFYKDGLFFVTLTIVGWIDVFTRKEYCDEIVRNLNICITRKGLRIYAFCIMPSHIHMICDAESGEVGPIMRDFKSYTAKQLVQLIQDHPEESRRDWLLYLFRYFAKPRVSNSEFQVWQHGNHPIGLESNRWIDEKIDYIHQNPVKAGLVNEPQNYIYSSANPDTTLHLSPY, encoded by the coding sequence ATGTCAGAGAAATACAGGTTCTACAAAGACGGTCTGTTCTTTGTAACGCTTACTATTGTTGGCTGGATTGATGTGTTTACCCGGAAAGAATATTGCGACGAAATTGTCCGAAATCTGAATATATGTATCACTCGAAAGGGGCTGCGAATCTATGCGTTTTGTATAATGCCAAGCCATATCCACATGATTTGTGACGCTGAATCAGGTGAAGTGGGGCCGATTATGCGTGACTTTAAGAGTTATACCGCGAAACAATTAGTGCAGTTGATTCAGGATCATCCTGAAGAGAGTCGTCGAGATTGGCTACTGTATTTATTTCGGTACTTTGCCAAGCCCAGAGTCAGTAACTCCGAATTTCAGGTGTGGCAACATGGTAATCATCCTATCGGCTTAGAATCGAATCGCTGGATCGATGAGAAAATTGATTATATTCATCAAAATCCAGTAAAAGCAGGCTTGGTCAACGAGCCACAGAATTATATTTACAGTAGTGCAAATCCAGATACTACTTTGCATTTAAGTCCTTACTGA
- a CDS encoding ABC transporter ATP-binding protein: MAKSEIPRPKPADSKEQVSWRERFAALGNLPAFFKLVWEVSPALFLGNAALRLIRAAIPAATLYIGKLIIDQVVLLSRQAHTEDTHYLWWLVGIEFGLAILSNALGRAVSLLDSLLGDLFANQISIRLMEHAATLDLEQFEDATFYDKLERARRQTTGRTVLLSGVFGQVQELISVGFLAAGLAVYNPWLLLLILVAVTPSFIGDNYFNQRSYSLSRSWTPERRELDYLRYIGASDETAKEVKIFGLSSFLIDRFRSLSWEYYLKNRALTISRASWGTLLTALGTAGYYGAYVWIVMRAVSGQISLGDLTFLAGSFRQVRGSLEGILLQFSSLTQEAIYLQDLFDYFAIKPLIHSPKTVRAFPNPIREGFVFENVGFKYTNSERWALRNLSFTLQAGEKLALVGENGAGKTTLVKLLARLYDPAEGRILLDGYDLREYDLMELRRNIGVIFQDYTRFKMSAGVNIAVGDIDQRTNQPRIETSAQRSLADTVIAKLAGGYDQQLGRSFGKGVELSGGEWQKVALGRAYMRDAQLIILDEPTAALDARAEYEVFQRFAQLTEGKSSVIISHRFSTVRMADRILVLENGTLLEIGSHYELLEKDGRYAELFGLQARGYQ, from the coding sequence ATGGCAAAGTCTGAAATTCCACGGCCTAAACCCGCTGATTCTAAGGAACAAGTAAGCTGGCGCGAACGCTTCGCAGCTTTGGGTAATCTGCCCGCATTTTTCAAGTTAGTCTGGGAAGTATCGCCTGCCTTATTCCTCGGTAACGCTGCTTTGCGGCTTATTCGGGCCGCTATTCCAGCCGCTACCCTTTATATTGGCAAACTGATTATTGATCAGGTCGTTTTACTGTCACGGCAGGCGCATACGGAAGATACACATTACTTATGGTGGCTGGTTGGGATCGAATTTGGACTGGCTATCCTGTCAAACGCATTGGGACGGGCGGTATCGCTATTGGATAGCTTACTGGGCGATTTGTTTGCTAATCAGATTTCCATTCGGCTCATGGAGCACGCGGCCACACTCGATCTGGAGCAGTTTGAAGATGCTACGTTTTACGATAAACTCGAACGCGCTCGACGTCAGACAACGGGCCGCACGGTCCTGCTTTCTGGCGTATTTGGCCAGGTGCAGGAATTGATTTCAGTAGGTTTTCTGGCGGCTGGTCTGGCTGTGTATAACCCCTGGCTGTTGCTACTGATTTTGGTGGCTGTAACTCCCTCGTTTATTGGCGATAATTACTTTAATCAACGAAGTTATTCGCTCTCCCGCTCCTGGACACCCGAACGACGTGAACTTGATTACCTGCGGTACATTGGAGCCAGTGACGAAACGGCCAAAGAAGTTAAAATCTTTGGTCTCTCCAGCTTTCTGATTGATCGCTTCCGGTCATTATCCTGGGAGTATTATTTGAAGAATCGGGCATTGACCATTAGCCGCGCTAGCTGGGGAACATTACTAACGGCACTCGGTACAGCGGGTTATTATGGTGCCTATGTCTGGATCGTGATGCGAGCGGTTAGTGGGCAAATCTCGCTGGGCGATCTAACCTTTCTGGCTGGGTCATTTCGGCAGGTACGAGGATCGCTGGAGGGAATTCTACTTCAGTTTAGCAGCCTGACGCAGGAAGCGATTTATTTGCAGGATCTGTTCGATTATTTCGCAATCAAACCGCTGATTCACTCGCCGAAAACGGTACGCGCTTTCCCCAATCCAATCCGTGAAGGGTTTGTTTTTGAGAATGTTGGATTTAAGTACACAAACTCTGAGAGGTGGGCATTGCGTAATTTGTCATTTACGCTTCAGGCAGGGGAAAAACTGGCATTAGTAGGGGAGAATGGTGCTGGCAAAACCACACTTGTCAAGCTACTCGCCCGACTTTATGACCCTGCCGAAGGGCGAATTTTGCTGGATGGTTACGACCTGCGCGAGTACGACCTAATGGAACTCCGTCGTAACATCGGCGTCATCTTTCAGGACTATACACGGTTTAAAATGTCGGCCGGCGTCAATATTGCAGTGGGTGATATTGATCAACGAACTAACCAGCCCCGTATCGAAACGTCGGCGCAACGGAGTCTGGCCGATACCGTAATTGCCAAGTTGGCTGGGGGCTACGACCAGCAACTGGGACGCTCGTTTGGGAAAGGCGTTGAGCTTTCAGGAGGAGAATGGCAGAAAGTGGCGCTTGGTCGGGCATATATGCGCGACGCCCAGCTCATTATTCTTGACGAACCCACAGCCGCTCTCGATGCCCGCGCGGAGTACGAAGTTTTTCAGCGTTTCGCCCAACTGACCGAAGGTAAATCGTCGGTCATTATTTCGCACCGATTCAGCACGGTTCGCATGGCGGATCGGATTCTGGTTCTGGAAAATGGTACCTTGCTCGAAATCGGTAGCCACTATGAACTATTGGAGAAAGATGGCCGCTATGCCGAACTGTTTGGCTTACAGGCGCGGGGGTATCAGTAA
- a CDS encoding fibronectin type III domain-containing protein, whose protein sequence is MSQLRIGFASNINFLPHTCYRPMSTRILLFTLAILLSLVVLSCKKSDDPEPNLPPAAFTVTPKPTIIGNDVLLTWTKAKDPNGDRVTYMVVYKDTLAQNLSDTTYTIRNVGYNITVAGNVIARDSKKATTVASFSLAIGVEPYVAIPDTNFEKALIDLKIDSVRDGLLRGTDAQKVINLPLANKNISRLQGIEAFISLKTLDCSANNLSSLDVSQNTALNKLYCNANKLTRLDVTKNVALNELDCSANSLTSLDVSQSTALTLLGCTKNNLTSLNISTNTKLAKLYCTNNRLTSLDISKNKALTVLWCFSNTLTELDLRANSLLQVLQCFGNKIQTICVADLTKVATDWQKDTSTTYQVCK, encoded by the coding sequence ATGAGTCAGCTACGTATCGGGTTTGCCAGTAATATCAACTTTCTACCACACACCTGTTATCGGCCTATGTCTACCCGAATTCTCCTGTTTACGCTGGCGATCTTACTGAGTTTAGTTGTCCTATCCTGCAAAAAAAGTGATGACCCAGAACCTAATCTCCCACCGGCAGCCTTTACCGTAACACCTAAACCAACGATTATTGGTAACGACGTACTATTGACCTGGACCAAGGCCAAAGACCCTAACGGCGATCGGGTTACCTATATGGTAGTATATAAGGATACGTTAGCTCAAAACCTCTCCGATACTACCTACACGATTCGTAATGTGGGGTATAACATCACAGTAGCTGGCAATGTGATTGCCCGAGACAGCAAAAAAGCTACGACAGTAGCATCGTTCAGCTTGGCCATCGGCGTCGAACCCTACGTAGCGATACCGGATACAAACTTTGAGAAGGCACTCATTGACCTAAAAATCGATTCGGTACGAGATGGGCTACTGCGTGGAACCGACGCTCAAAAAGTAATCAATCTGCCGCTTGCCAATAAAAACATAAGTCGCTTGCAGGGTATTGAGGCTTTTATCAGCTTAAAAACGCTCGATTGCTCGGCCAACAACCTAAGCAGTCTGGACGTGAGCCAAAATACTGCTCTGAATAAATTGTATTGCAACGCCAATAAATTGACCCGTCTGGATGTAACCAAGAATGTCGCGCTCAACGAATTGGATTGTTCTGCGAATAGTCTGACAAGTCTGGATGTGAGCCAAAGTACAGCACTCACCCTATTGGGTTGCACTAAAAACAACCTGACTTCCCTAAACATCAGCACCAATACCAAACTAGCCAAATTGTACTGTACCAATAACCGCTTAACCAGTCTGGATATCAGCAAGAACAAAGCCTTAACCGTGTTGTGGTGCTTCTCCAACACCCTAACCGAGCTAGACTTACGAGCCAATTCACTGTTACAGGTGTTGCAATGCTTCGGCAATAAAATCCAGACCATTTGCGTAGCCGACCTCACCAAAGTAGCAACCGATTGGCAGAAAGATACATCGACTACGTATCAGGTTTGTAAGTAA
- a CDS encoding helix-turn-helix transcriptional regulator, with protein MKTLLDRNPLDTYSLLQLARFVGLNDYKLKKGFREVVGHTVFGYLNDLRMQYAHQLVCDSSFTIGDVATKLGYSETHHFSSAFKRKFGYLPSQLANKSR; from the coding sequence GTGAAAACATTACTTGACCGTAATCCGTTGGATACCTATTCGCTTCTGCAACTGGCCCGCTTTGTCGGGTTGAATGATTACAAACTCAAGAAAGGATTTCGGGAAGTAGTAGGCCATACCGTATTCGGTTATCTAAACGATCTTCGTATGCAGTACGCTCACCAGTTAGTATGTGATAGTAGCTTTACGATTGGTGACGTAGCGACCAAACTTGGCTACAGCGAAACGCACCACTTCTCGTCGGCTTTCAAACGAAAATTTGGTTATTTACCAAGCCAGCTAGCCAACAAAAGCAGATAA
- a CDS encoding thioredoxin family protein yields the protein MPLLVSRLIFCLLPLLTFSSIAQDATHLAAEPGGISFFKGSWTEVLAEAKRQNKPVYVDIYTTWCPPCKRMAKEAFPNPKVGAKFNVHFINYQLDAERGEGVQIAKQYAVASYPTALYIDPNGTLVHRAVGYPGINGMIDQADHMLALSQLRTTVAKGDRDYVEGKRDPDFLKKYLISLQALNRPIDDVLDAYLDALPEPERATNETIAYLAEKLQSSTTKSFDFLIKNRPSILSSDPAKRNLATPVYRALYRALSNDFKQAELTNDEALLEKVIVNNERNTVSGNPFFVRQEAQKQEAANDYRLKFFRQTKNFAKYRELAGPIAQNQLMSQPLDSLRKLDSTTALRVKTMMVIIPDSIRTKIAAIDQPANDRLMSWKVSHSLHEIADTYRELGTSAADWEQALAWTERSIALYSAPAYLATYKALQKKLGRHD from the coding sequence ATGCCATTGCTCGTTTCACGGTTAATTTTTTGCCTGCTTCCACTTCTTACCTTTAGTTCAATTGCCCAAGATGCTACTCATTTAGCTGCTGAACCAGGGGGAATCTCGTTCTTTAAAGGCTCCTGGACCGAAGTACTGGCCGAAGCCAAACGCCAGAACAAACCCGTGTATGTGGACATTTATACAACCTGGTGCCCTCCTTGCAAACGCATGGCCAAAGAAGCGTTTCCTAACCCCAAAGTAGGGGCAAAGTTCAACGTGCACTTTATCAATTACCAGCTCGATGCCGAGCGGGGCGAAGGTGTTCAAATCGCCAAACAGTACGCTGTGGCAAGTTATCCAACGGCTTTGTATATCGATCCCAATGGAACGCTGGTCCACCGGGCGGTAGGCTATCCGGGCATCAACGGCATGATCGATCAGGCCGATCATATGCTGGCTTTATCTCAACTACGAACAACAGTTGCCAAGGGCGATCGTGATTATGTTGAGGGGAAACGTGATCCCGATTTCCTCAAAAAATACCTGATTTCCCTTCAGGCACTTAATCGGCCTATCGACGATGTGCTCGACGCTTATCTGGATGCACTGCCCGAACCCGAACGGGCAACCAATGAAACGATAGCCTATCTGGCGGAAAAATTACAATCGTCAACAACAAAGTCGTTTGATTTCCTGATTAAAAATCGACCTTCTATTCTCTCATCCGACCCAGCGAAACGGAATCTGGCAACTCCCGTTTATCGTGCCTTGTACCGTGCGCTCTCCAACGACTTCAAACAGGCAGAACTCACTAACGACGAAGCACTACTCGAAAAAGTCATTGTCAACAACGAACGAAATACGGTTTCCGGCAATCCATTTTTCGTTCGGCAGGAGGCTCAGAAACAGGAAGCAGCCAACGACTACCGGTTGAAGTTTTTCAGGCAAACCAAAAACTTCGCAAAATATCGGGAGCTAGCGGGCCCAATTGCGCAAAACCAATTGATGAGCCAACCGCTGGATAGTTTGCGAAAATTAGATTCGACAACAGCCCTACGGGTAAAAACGATGATGGTTATTATACCTGACTCAATCCGGACTAAGATAGCAGCTATTGATCAGCCAGCCAACGATCGACTTATGTCGTGGAAAGTGTCGCATTCACTGCATGAAATTGCAGATACCTACCGTGAACTGGGAACGTCAGCGGCAGACTGGGAGCAAGCGTTAGCCTGGACCGAGCGATCTATAGCGCTGTATTCCGCTCCTGCGTATTTGGCGACGTATAAAGCGCTTCAGAAAAAACTTGGCCGTCACGATTGA
- a CDS encoding low affinity iron permease family protein encodes MNSSRFTKFFEKFASKATQATGSSSAFLIALLTIIIWLVTGPVFGYSDTWQLIINTGTTIVTFLMVFLIQKSQNKDSLAMQIKLNELLAVNRKASNRLLNVEDLTEQELHALHRFFGELAAKAKTEASLSESHSVEEAEEIHNDKVEVLHERQAARKAEKRAVKSQKEAEKKATGKTPPTNKKP; translated from the coding sequence ATGAACTCCAGCCGATTCACCAAATTCTTCGAGAAATTTGCTTCCAAAGCAACCCAGGCTACTGGCTCTTCCTCCGCTTTTTTGATAGCCTTGCTAACCATTATTATCTGGCTCGTTACCGGCCCCGTTTTTGGCTACTCCGACACCTGGCAATTGATCATCAATACGGGAACAACAATCGTCACCTTTCTAATGGTGTTCCTGATTCAGAAATCGCAGAACAAAGATTCGCTGGCGATGCAGATCAAACTGAATGAGCTTCTTGCCGTCAATCGAAAAGCGAGTAATCGGCTGTTGAATGTGGAAGACTTGACCGAACAGGAACTCCACGCTTTACACCGGTTCTTTGGCGAATTGGCTGCCAAGGCCAAAACTGAAGCCAGTCTGTCCGAATCACACTCGGTGGAAGAAGCCGAGGAAATCCATAACGATAAAGTGGAAGTTCTGCATGAACGGCAGGCTGCTCGCAAGGCCGAAAAACGAGCGGTTAAGTCGCAGAAAGAAGCGGAGAAAAAGGCAACAGGTAAGACGCCACCAACCAATAAAAAGCCCTGA
- a CDS encoding PAS domain-containing protein, whose amino-acid sequence MNQPPAAPSTTLQPHEEALLRRSYDQLQTALSIGLIATWFWDIGTDQVFGDRNLLRFFGVDETQGQNGLPLSTFTNTIHPDDQARVILLINEAVQLGHTYEAEYRITSKFSEDRWVLARGRLSYNEQHQPLTFSGVLIDVTDRKRAGIRSQMTETSLRLAVESARIGTWEFYPLTGELIWSDRCKELFGLPATAEIDYTVFLQGLHPDDRALTDQAVKDVLQPDSNGIFTCEYRTLGIEDGQLRWIRSKGQTFKNNQGAVERFIGTVVDITSDKENEVHLQQLVHQQTQDLERQAHQLRTTLDASINSIIAMTAIRDETGTIVDFMMNTANAAVVRSNAMQPEEIIGRTLLTVFPGNRENGFFDLYVRVVETGEPGQSTQYYRDELGLEGWFEVSVVQQDGDSVVVTFNNITERKKVELAAQQQAIDLNKANAELKRSNESLQQFAHIASHDLQEPLRRIQAFSDLLKGQFADNLSDGERDMIRRIQRSAHRMQMLVKDLLTYSKLSTQREPFTTVALNGVLEDVVNDLEMSITEKKATIDIGPLPKISGSSSRLRQLFQNLIANALKFASPGISPVISIHSRMVQPDELPTQVQGLHPYPFWLITVTDNGIGFDERYKDRIFSPFQRLHDPATYSGTGIGLAICQRVVDSHGGAIDVTSQPGEGSTFKVFLPVL is encoded by the coding sequence ATGAATCAGCCGCCCGCTGCTCCGTCAACCACACTTCAGCCCCATGAAGAAGCGTTATTGCGACGTTCTTATGATCAGTTACAAACAGCCCTCAGCATTGGTCTGATTGCGACCTGGTTTTGGGATATTGGAACTGATCAGGTATTTGGCGACCGAAATCTATTGCGGTTTTTTGGCGTAGATGAAACACAGGGACAGAATGGGCTCCCTCTAAGCACATTCACTAATACTATTCATCCCGACGATCAGGCGCGGGTTATTCTGCTTATTAATGAAGCCGTCCAGTTAGGCCATACGTATGAGGCAGAGTACCGAATTACTTCTAAGTTTTCAGAAGATCGGTGGGTGCTTGCCCGTGGTCGATTGAGCTATAATGAGCAACATCAGCCGCTCACATTTTCGGGTGTACTGATTGACGTCACCGATCGAAAACGGGCCGGAATTCGGTCGCAGATGACCGAAACCAGCTTACGACTTGCCGTAGAATCGGCCCGAATTGGTACCTGGGAGTTTTATCCGCTTACTGGCGAATTGATCTGGTCAGATCGCTGTAAGGAGTTGTTTGGTCTGCCTGCTACGGCCGAGATCGACTACACTGTGTTTTTACAAGGCCTTCATCCCGACGATCGCGCGTTAACCGACCAGGCGGTAAAAGACGTGCTGCAACCGGATAGCAACGGAATTTTTACGTGTGAGTACCGAACCCTGGGTATAGAGGATGGTCAACTTCGCTGGATTCGTTCCAAAGGGCAGACATTTAAGAATAACCAGGGAGCTGTTGAGCGGTTTATTGGGACAGTGGTTGATATAACTTCCGATAAAGAGAATGAGGTACATCTGCAACAACTGGTACACCAACAAACTCAGGATCTGGAGCGTCAGGCCCATCAACTACGCACGACGCTGGATGCATCAATCAACAGCATTATAGCCATGACGGCGATTCGGGATGAAACCGGCACAATTGTCGATTTCATGATGAATACCGCCAATGCAGCGGTTGTCCGAAGCAACGCCATGCAGCCCGAAGAAATTATTGGGCGAACCTTGCTGACCGTATTTCCGGGCAACCGGGAAAATGGCTTTTTCGATCTCTATGTACGCGTTGTCGAAACGGGCGAACCGGGACAAAGCACGCAGTATTACCGTGATGAATTAGGGTTAGAAGGCTGGTTTGAAGTATCGGTCGTTCAGCAGGACGGCGATAGTGTGGTAGTTACTTTTAACAATATTACTGAGCGAAAGAAAGTTGAGTTAGCTGCACAACAACAGGCCATTGACCTCAACAAAGCCAACGCTGAACTTAAACGCTCCAACGAAAGTCTACAACAGTTTGCGCACATAGCGTCGCACGATTTACAGGAGCCGCTTCGCCGGATTCAGGCCTTTAGCGACTTGCTGAAAGGGCAATTTGCCGATAATCTTTCCGATGGCGAGCGAGACATGATCCGTCGAATTCAGCGTTCGGCCCATCGGATGCAAATGCTGGTTAAGGATCTACTTACTTATTCCAAGCTTAGTACCCAGCGCGAACCCTTCACAACGGTTGCCCTGAACGGTGTTCTTGAAGATGTGGTCAACGATCTGGAAATGAGTATTACGGAGAAAAAAGCGACTATCGACATTGGCCCATTACCCAAAATTTCGGGGAGTTCGTCGCGGCTACGACAGCTTTTTCAGAATCTGATTGCCAACGCGTTAAAGTTTGCCTCGCCGGGCATATCACCCGTTATCAGCATTCATTCGCGCATGGTTCAACCCGACGAATTGCCTACGCAGGTACAAGGTTTACACCCTTATCCTTTCTGGCTTATTACCGTAACCGATAACGGTATTGGCTTCGATGAGCGGTATAAGGATCGAATTTTCAGTCCTTTTCAACGATTGCACGATCCGGCGACCTACAGTGGTACCGGTATTGGATTAGCCATTTGCCAACGAGTTGTCGATAGTCATGGCGGGGCGATTGATGTAACAAGTCAACCCGGTGAAGGCTCTACCTTTAAGGTGTTCCTGCCAGTTCTTTAG
- a CDS encoding biliverdin-producing heme oxygenase translates to MSTLLERLRNETRPLHEQTEQQFYTEALQNGTLSVEEYSHLLRTHFIFHQALETAIDQYPEFFKDYEPDTRRKTAWLLDDLANLNEAVPQVMPELFADWSPVSLLGAAYVGEGSMLGGTVIWRMLQKNPAILPLLTHARFYQGYGASTGSNWKNFGAFITREGEAHADEVVAAAGQAFIDYQTIFQRSQLPVL, encoded by the coding sequence ATGAGCACTTTATTAGAGCGTTTACGGAACGAAACCCGTCCCCTACACGAACAGACTGAACAACAGTTTTATACCGAAGCCTTACAAAACGGAACGCTTTCAGTAGAGGAATATAGTCATCTGCTCCGAACCCATTTCATATTTCATCAGGCGCTTGAAACGGCAATTGATCAATACCCTGAGTTTTTCAAAGACTATGAGCCAGATACGCGTCGGAAAACAGCCTGGCTGCTGGACGATTTGGCCAATCTGAATGAGGCAGTGCCGCAGGTTATGCCTGAGTTATTTGCTGATTGGTCACCAGTTTCCTTGCTGGGTGCGGCTTATGTTGGCGAAGGGTCGATGTTGGGCGGAACGGTAATCTGGAGAATGTTACAGAAAAACCCCGCCATTCTGCCGTTACTCACGCACGCTCGATTTTATCAGGGATATGGGGCATCTACCGGAAGTAACTGGAAGAACTTTGGCGCATTCATAACCCGCGAAGGAGAGGCCCACGCCGATGAAGTGGTGGCTGCTGCGGGTCAGGCTTTTATCGATTATCAGACTATTTTTCAACGTAGCCAGTTGCCAGTTCTTTAG
- a CDS encoding response regulator — MVDVLYIEDNPNDADIFSRLMQKLNRPFTYTVMDSGSEAVDYLTGQGRYKNQPHSLPKLVLLDLNLDGLSGVEVVQQARSIDRTRFVPIVAFSTSDSPRDIKSAYEAGVNAYIVKPGSYQATGTLLSKLCDFWLENNARIDTK; from the coding sequence ATGGTTGACGTATTATATATTGAAGATAATCCGAACGATGCGGACATATTCAGTCGCCTGATGCAGAAGCTGAATCGCCCGTTTACGTACACTGTTATGGACAGTGGCTCAGAAGCTGTCGATTATCTGACGGGCCAGGGGCGCTATAAAAACCAGCCACATTCGTTGCCTAAACTGGTGTTGCTGGATTTGAATCTGGATGGTCTGAGCGGTGTCGAAGTTGTACAGCAGGCCCGCTCCATCGATCGAACCCGGTTTGTGCCCATCGTTGCGTTTAGCACATCCGATAGCCCGCGCGATATAAAGTCAGCGTATGAAGCTGGTGTGAATGCCTATATCGTGAAGCCAGGTAGTTATCAGGCTACCGGAACCTTACTTAGTAAACTGTGCGATTTCTGGCTTGAGAACAATGCCCGAATCGATACGAAGTAG